The genomic region CGCGGCGACCTGGCCGCAGATGAAAAAGCCACCATCGAAATTTTCAAACGCGGCAAGCCCGCCACGGTCTATATCACCACCGTGCGCCATGTGCGCAGCTTCTGGAGTCGCAATATTCTGCGCGTGCCGGAAGGCACTGGCAGCGGCTTTATCTGGGACGCAGATGGGCATGTGGTGACCAATTATCATGTCATCAAGGGAGCCGCCGAGGCGCAGGTGCGGCTCTCCAATCAGCGCTCGTTTCCGGCGCGGCTGGTGGGGGCGAGCCCGGAACATGATCTGGCGGTGTTGCGCATCGATACCGGCTTGACCCGTCCCACGCCGGTTCCCATTGGAACCAGTCACGATCTGCAGGTGGGACAGAAGGTGTTCGCCATCGGCAATCCGTTCGGCTTGGACCACACCCTCACCACCGGGGTGATTTCGGCGCTGGACCGCAGTATTGATAATGAAGATGGCGGGGTGATCGACCACCTGATCCAGACTGACGCGGCGATCAATCCCGGCAATAGCGGCGGTCCGCTGTTCGATAGCGCCGGACGGCTCATCGGCATCAACACCGCCATCTACAGCCCTTCGGGGGCCTATGCGGGGATCGGGTTCTCCGTGCCGGTGGATACGGTCAATCGCGTTGTGCCGCAACTGATCGCTCATGGTCGCTATCAACGCCCCAGTCTGGGCATCAGCGCCAATGATGACATCAGCCAGCAGATTCTAGGCGAGTCCGGGGTCAAAGGGGTGGTGGTGCTGGATGTGGCCAATGGCTCCACCGCCCACGCTTTGGGGCTGCGCGCCACCGAGATCAGTCGTGGCGGCGGCGTGCGTCTGGGCGATGTGATCGTGGCCCTGGATGGCGAACCGGTCCCCGATGTGGCGGCGCTGCAAAGTCTGCTGGATGAGCGCCGCGTTGGGCAGGAGGTGGCGCTCAGCGTGCTGCGCGACGGCGCGCGCGTCACCCTGAAGGGGGCGCTGCGCCAATGATTCAGATTCCATCGGGTTGTTTACACAGGAAAATGCTTTGGAACTTGGCGCTGGGCGCCGAAGAGATTGAGAGTGGCGTCTTGCCTCCGAGTGAGGGAAAACGCTAACAGCGTGTTTGCATCGTGTGGTCTGTCGGGCGCCTGTGTCGGGTTAATCACACGCCATTTTGGGAAGGGTCTATGAACGCCGCCATCAAGCATCTGCTGCATAATCCCGCCGCCAGTGGAATCTTTATCTTCCTGGCCGCTGTGGCCGCCATGGGGGTGGAGAACTCCGCCTGGAGCGGCATGTACAACGATTTTCTCAACATTCCGGTGGCGGTGCAGTTCGCCGAGTTGAAGATCGCCAAACCCTTGCTGTTGTGGATCAACGACGGCTTGATGGCGGTGTTCTTCCTGTTGGTGGGGCTGGAACTGAAACGGGAGTTCCTGGAGGGAGAGCTGTCACAACCGGCTAATGTGGTGCTGCCCATCGCCGGGGCCATTGGCGGCATCGCCATGCCAGCGGCCATCTATGCAGGCATCAATCACGCCGATGCGGCGGCGCTGCAGGGATGGGCCATCCCCACCGCCACCGACATCGCCTTCGCGCTTGGCATTCTGGCGCTGCTGGGATCCCGCGTGCCGCCAGCGCTGAAACTGTTCCTGCTGACTCTGGCCATCATCGATGACCTGGTGGCGATCATTATCATCGCGCTGTTCTACACCAGCGACCTGTCGGTGGGCTCGTTGCAGGTGGCGGCGGTGGGCATCGGCGTGCTGGTGGCGATGAACCGTCTGGGGGTCAAAGGGGTCTCCGGGTACGGACTGGTGGGGGTGGTGCTGTGGGTGGCGGTGCTCAAATCCGGCGTCCACGCCACCCTGGCCGGGGTGGTGCTGGCGTTCGCCATCCCCATGCACGGCGACGAAGGCGAACCGTCTCCCCTCAAACAGTTGGAGCATGATCTGCACCACGTGGTGGGGCTGGGCATTCTGCCGCTGTTCGCCTTCGCCAACGCCGGGGTCTCGCTGCAGGGAATGTCAGTGACGGATCTGCTCTCACCGGTGCCGTTTGGCATCGCCATGGGGCTGTTTTTGGGTAAGCAGATTGGCGTGTTCGGCTTTGTCTGGCTGACGGTGCGCACCGGCCTGGCCAAACTGCCCGAGGAGATGCGCTGGCCGCAGCTCTATGGCCTGTCGCTGTTGTGCGGGGTGGGCTTCACCATGAGTCTGTTCATCAGTTCGCTGGCGTTTGAGCATGGCGGCGCTGCGGGCGCCCCGGATATCGGCCCGGCGCGTCTGGGCATTCTGGGCGGCTCGATTCTGTCGGGACTGCTGGGCTTCATTCTGCTGCGTTTGACGCTGCCTAAGCATCGTTAACAGACTGTGAATCAAAACAGGAAAAAGGGGCGGAATCTCTTCCGCCCCTTTTTTATTGCGCGTCTGGTTGATGGCGGGGTTATCCCACTTTCGGCAGGTGGCTCAAGGCGTCCTTGATGGCCTGCTCGGGGTAGGCGTAGTTCTCCAACTCACCGGCAAAGAATTTGTCGTAGCTGGCCATGTCGAAGTGGCCGTGGCCGGAGAGGTTGAACAGGATTGTTTTGGCCTCGCCGCTCTCTTTACAGGCGTTGGCTTCAATGATGGCCCGCGCCACCGCATGGCACGACTCCGGCGCCGGAATGATCCCCTCGGCGCGGGCGAACTGCACCCCGGCCTCAAAGGTGGCGAGCTGCGGGATGCCGTGGGCCTCAACGATGCCCTCCTTGACCAGTTGCGACAGCAGCGGCGAGTCGCCGTGATAGCGCAGACCGCCTGCATGGATGCTGGGGGGCATGAAGTCGTGGCCCAGGGTGTACATCAGCATCAGCGGCGTCATTCCCACCGAGTCGCCGAAGTCGTAGGCGTAGTGACCGCGGGTGAGGGTGGGGCAGGAGTCGGGCTCCACCGCCACCAGCCGCACCTCCTTGCCCGCCGCCTTGTCGGCCAGGAACGGAAAGGCGACGCCTGCGAAGTTGCTGCCGCCGCCGCAGCAGCCGATGACGATATCCGGATATTCGTCGACCTTGGCCAACTGCTTCTTGGCCTCCTGGCCGATGATGGTTTGGTGCAGGCAGACGTGGTTGAGCACCGAACCCAGGGAGTAGCAGGTGTCCGGGTTGCTGGCGGCCACCTCCACCGCTTCGGAGATGGCCAGACCTAGCGATCCCGGATTGTTGGGGTCGGCGGCCAGCGCCGCCTTTCCGGCCTGGGTGTGGTCTGTGGGGCTGGCGTAGACCTTGGCCCCCCAGGTCTCCATCATGGAGCGGCGGAATGGTTTCTGCTGATAGCTGACCTTGACCATGTAGACGGTCACGTCCAGGCCGTACATCTGCCCGGCCAGGGAGATGGAGGAGCCCCACTGCCCGGCGCCGGTCTCGGTGGTGAGCTTCTTCACCCCCGCCATCTTATTATAATAGGCCTGCGGCACGGCGGAGTTGGGTTTGTGCGAACCGGCCGGACTCACGCCCTCATATTTATAAAAAATCTTCGCCGGGGTGCCGAGCGCCTTCTCCAGTCGGTGCGCGCGAAACATCGGCGACGGACGCCACATGGTCAGCACCTGGCGCACCTCATCGGGAATCTCGATCCAGCGCTCCTGGGCCATCTCCTGTTGGATGATCGGCTCGCAGAAGATGGCGCTCATGGCGTCCGGGGTCACCGGATTGCCATCGGGTCCTAAGGGCGGCGCCGGCGGATTGGGCATGTCGGCGGCGACATTATACCAATGGGTGGGCATCTCCGACTCTTCCAACAAAATTTTCGTCTGTTGCATGGTTGCCTCATAGGTGATTGTCAATAATTGCGCACAAGTTCAATCGCTTGCCTGTGCAGGCAAGCGGCAAAATGGGGCGTGCGCGTGTTTCAATTTATAACCACAGTAGACGATTTCATGCGGAAAATGAATGGCCAACGCAACCTCCGTAAAATAGAGGAGGTTGTTCCATTTGTGGCGGCTCGGATTGCCTCGTGCGCCAGAGTGGTGGGAAGAAAACGCCTTGACCTGCGCTATGCCAAGCGCCACTCTCATCGTTTAAGGAAACGTTGATAAAGGCGCCCCCTAATAAGCAAATGCTGATGAAGGGAGCAAATTTTCGCGTGCTGGATAGCGTGCTTAAGTTGACTGTGCGCAAAGAACAGAAAACTCATGTAGATGTGATCCAAAGCACAAATTAGAGGTTACATATTGAGAATTTTTGTGCTATCCAAGGTAGGCTTATGAATCAGTGATGGCAATACTGCCCGTGCGGGATGACAATGACGCCCGGGATGCAGTCTATTGCGCGCCTGCTCAGTTTCAGGCGCGTTGTGACGACGAGGCCCTATCCGCCTCCGTCGTCACAAGATGGAAAGGTATTGATAGCAAAGAGTCATTTGTTCCCTCTTTCAGACCCACTGACACCCAGCAGGAAAGAGCACGCGATGGATCAAACCAAGTTCGTCTATTTTTTCGGCAACGGCCAGGCTGACGGCGACGCCTCCATGAAGAACCTCTTGGGCGGCAAGGGCGCCAACCTGGCGGAGATGACCCGCCTGGGCGTTCCGGTCCCCTCCGGCTTCACCATCAGCACCGAAGTGTGCGGGCTCTACCTGGCTCAAGGCGGCTATCCCGCCGGGCTCAAGGAGCAGGTTGCGACCGCTCTGGGTAAAATGGAAGAGGCCATGGGCGCCACCTTCGGCAGCGCCGAAAACCCGCTGCTTCTGTCGGTGCGCTCCGGCGCCCGCGTCTCCATGCCGGGTATGATGGACACCGTGCTCAACCTGGGCCTCAACGACACCACCGTTGAGGGCATGATCTCCCGCACCGGCGACGCCCGTTTCGCCTACGACTCCTACCGTCGCTTCGTCACCATGTACTCCGACGTGGTGTTGGGCGTGGCTCACCATCACTTTGAAGAGATGATCAACGCCAAGAAGGCGCAAGTCGGCAAGAAGATGGACACCGAGATGTCCGCCGACGACTGGAAAGATCTGGTTGGTCAGTTCAAGGCCAAAGTGCAGCAAGAGACCGGCAAGCCCTTCCCCGAATCCCCCGAAGATCAACTCTGGGGCGCCATCGGCGCGGTGTTCAACTCCTGGAACATCCCCCGCGCCATCGTCTACCGCAAACTGAACGACATCCCCGAAGAGTGGGGCACTGCGGTGAACGTGCAGTCCATGGTGTTCGGCAACATGGGCGAAGATTGCGCCACCGGCGTGGCCTTCACCCGCGACCCCTCCACCGGTGAGAATCGCTTCTACGGCGAATACTTGGTCAACGCTCAGGGCGAAGACGTGGTGGCCGGCATCCGCACGCCGCACCAGGTGACCATCGAAGGCAAGAATCGTCAGGATTCCGACCTCGCCGCCATGGAAGAGGAGCTGCCCGAGCTGTATAAAGAGCTGTATGCCGTCCAGCAGCGTCTGGAGAAGCATTACAGCGACATGCAGGACATCGAGTTCACCATCCAGCAGGGCAAACTGTGGCTGCTGCAGACCCGTAACGGCAAGCGCACCGCCAAGGCCGCGCTGAAGATCGCCGTGGACATGGTCAACGAAGGCATGATCGACAAGCAGACCGCCATCATGCGCGTCGCTCCCGACACCCTCGACCAACTGCTGCACCCCATGCTCGACCCCAAAGCCGATCGCACCGTGGTGGGCAAGGCGCTGCCCGCCTCCCCGGGCGCGGCCACCGGTATGGTGGTGTTCAACTCCGATGACGCCGAGAAGTGGGCCGAAGAGGGCAAAAAAGTCATGTTGGTGCGTGACGAAACCAGCCCCGAAGATATCCACGGCATGCACTCCGCCCAAGGCATCATCACCGCCCGCGGCGGCATGACCTCCCACGCCGCCGTGGTGGCGCGCGGTATGGGTCGCCCCTGCGTCTCCGGCTGCTCCGAGCTGCACATCAGCGGCAACAGCTGCAAGATCGGCAGCCTGGAGGTCAAAGAAGGCGACTGGCTGACCATCGACGGCTCCACCGGTGAGATCATGCAGGGCCAGGTGGCCACCATGGATCCCGAGCTGTCCGGCGATTTCGCCACCTTCATGGAGTGGGCTGAAGAGATCGCCCGCATGAAAGTGCGCACCAACGCCGATAACCCCGAAGACGCCCGCACCGCGCGCAACTTCGGCGCCCAAGGCATTGGTCTGTGCCGCACCGAACACATGTTCTTCGGCGCCGAGCGCATCATCAACATGCGCGGTATGATCCTGGCCGAGAACGACGATGATCGTCGTAAATCCATCGCCAAGATCCTGCCTTACCAGCGTGAGGACTTCGAAGGCCTGTTCCGCGAGATGAAGGGCTTCCCCGTCACCATCCGCTTGCTGGATCCCCCTCTGCACGAGTTCATCCCCCACGATGAAGAGGGCCAGCAAGAGGTGGCCGAATCCACCGGCATGCCGCTGGAGAAGGTCAAAGCCCGCGTCGAGAGCCTCAAAGAGTTCAACCCCATGCTGGGCCATCGCGGCTGCCGCCTGGGCGTGAGCTACCCCGAAGTTTACGAGATGCAGGCCCAAGCCATCATGGAAGCCGCCTGCCATCTAGTGAAAAACGAAGGCTACACCATCATCCCCGAGATCATGATCCCGCTGGTGGGCGTTGTCTCCGAGTTGAAGCTGCTGCGTGAGAAGTGCGCCGCAGTGTGCGAAAAGGTGATGCAAGAGAACGGCGTCAAGCTGGAGTACATGATCGGCACCATGGTGGAGCTGCCCCGCGCCGCCGTCACCGCCGACCAGATCGCTGCGGAAGCTGACTTCTTCTCCTTCGGCACCAACGACCTGACCCAAACCACCATGGGCATCTCCCGCGACGATTCCGGTCCATTCCTGAAGGAGTACGTGGACAAGAACCTGCTGCCCAAGGATCCGTTCGTGAGCATCGACCAGGTCGGCGTTGGCGGTTTGGTGCGCATGGGAGCCGAGAAGGGCCGCTCCACCAAGCCGGGCCTGAAACTGGGTGTGTGCGGCGAGCATGGCGGCGATCCCGACTCCATCGGTTTCTTCGAGACCGTGGGTCTGGACTACGTCTCCTGCTCCCCCTACCGTGTGCCCATCGCCCGTCTGGCGGCGGCTCAGGCTGCGGTGAACAACAAGAAGTGATTTCCTGCCTGTGGCAGGGGGCGCCCGCACAGGAGGCGCCCCCTGCACATAGGGTTGGAACGCATAAAAAAAGAGAGTCCAATTTGGACTCTCTTTTTTTATGTGCGGACGCAGTGAGCAAGCGATATATGGTCATGCTCAAGCAAAAAACGGCACAGAGCAGCCAATGTTTGCGTGACGCAGGTAAAGCTTGCGCTGACTATTGGCCGCCGACTGGTCGGCGGCGGGATTCTTAAGGGGCCGCGCCCCTTAAGCGGGTGTGGGCGGAGCCCACGGTTTGTTTTTTTGGGAGCTCGAGGGCAAAGCCCTCGATATCTTTTCTATCCAGAACCGCTCATGACCAATTTTGAATTCGACATGAAGTTAGGGGGCGGGCCAGCCCAGATGGCAGGTTTGGGTGATCATCTCGTTGTAGGCCAAGTCGCCATTGAGGGCCAGTTGGCGAAACTGCTCCTGGGTAAACCAGTCAATCTCCAGCAATTCGCGGGTCAGGCATTGCGCCTGGCCGGAGAATGCGCGGCTCAGGTAGACGAAACCGATGTGCGGCGCCCGCTGTTCCAGGAAGGTGACAACGTCCACCTGTCGCCATTCTGTGAGACTGACGCCAATCTCCTCTTTGACTTCCCGTAGCAGCGCTTGCTCCAGCCCTTCGCCGGCATCGACAAATCCGCCTGGCAGCGCCCATTTGCGCCAACGGTGGTCGCGATAGGCCAAACGTCCGAGCAGAAGACGCTCTTCGCCAGCGCTGTGATCCATAATCAGAGCGTGTGCGGAGACGGTGGGACGCGAGAGCATGGATCCTCCTTGCCAGCCACTGGGCGACGAACGGTCCCTATCGGCGTTGGCGTCATCAGCCCAAGGGCGCGTTGAGATCGTTGCACATCAACACGCCATGAACACTCTTGCAAACCGAATAGCGCCAATTGAGCCTTAGCCAATGTTCTCGTAGACAATGCGCCATGGCCCTTTGCCACCTTCCTGGCGCCAGTACTGACGTCGCAAGCGCCAATTCTGGCCACCGCCGCGAGCAGTGGACTCGGTAAACGTGACCACCACCATGGGGTCTTTTCCAGGATAGTGCAGAATGCTCGGATCAGACAGCGTAAACGCCTTGCGCGACCACTGTTTTATATCGCCGCGCAGAACATTGCTCCAGCTTTTGAAGTCATTGCTCTGATTATTGAATTTACGCGAATAGTGGGTCAGAAGCCGCTGAATGTCGCCGCTGCTCAAGTCCCGACGCCACTGCTCTACCTGGGTCTGAATACTCTGACGCCGCGCCAGCCACTCCTGTTTGGAGACCCAGTTCAGACGCGGGCTCAGCACCACCGGCGTGCCGATGCCCGCCAAGCGCTCCAGATCCTGGAAGTCGAGATTGGTCAGCGCCACACAGCCATCGCTGGCGCGGGGAGGGCGGCTATAGGTGTCAGACGGGGTGCCGTGCAGCCAGATCCCATAACCCGTGCGCTTATTGAGGCGATCCCATTCATTGGGGTAGTTGAGCGGCAAGGCGCCAGCGCCATAGAGGTCGGGCAGGGAGTCGCCGGTGAGATAGTCGGTGATGTAGTAGAGTCCCACCGGGGTCTTTTTGTCGCCGCGTCGCCGCTTATCCGCGCCGTTCTTGCCGGACGAAGAGTAGTAGCTGGCGATCAGCTCCGGCGCCCCGTCATGATTGCGAAACAGATACAGGCGCGCTTGGGTCAGATCCACGGCAATGGCGTGGGCGCTGCGGGTAGAGAGCATCAGCAGTTCGGCGGGCATGCTGCCCGCAGGCGGCTGATGCTGCAGGTGACGCAGGCGCGCCAAGGCTTCTGCTTGCAGATCGGCGATATCCGGGTCGCGCCCGCTGGCGGGAATGTTGCCAAACCCTTTGAGCATCTGCGCCTGGGCGGTGAGAAGATCGCCATAGATCAGTTGCGCGACGCGGAAGTCGGGTTTTTTACGGGTAAGAACCTCAAATGTGGCCAGAGCGCGGGTAAAGTCGCTGTTGGCGATGGCCGCCATCCCCTGTTGAAACAGCGCGTCAAACTCCGAGATGCGCTCCTTGTGGGGGCGGATCGCCGCTTGCGCCGAAGAGGCTGCTTGTGCTGGGGGGGTGAGGCAAAACAGCATCAAAGCACACAGGATGCTCACGTTCGCCAAGCGGCAAGCAGACGTTATGAATGTGGCGCGCTTGGGAAACACAGGCGTCATCCGCCGGAGAGTTCGCGTACGATTTTCCACTGCTCGTCCTGTTTTTCCAGTAGCAGGAGTTTTTTCACCTGATCGCGATAATTATAAGAGCGATACGTCTGCACAAAGGTTGCGCGCTTGCGTCCGTTGGGCGCGTCGGAGATCTCAAGGTCAGAGACCTCAACGCTGATTTTCCCCGGTTTGCTCAGACGATTGCGGCGCGTCTTTTCCCAGGTGGCGCGGCTGCGGCCGCGACTGGGACGAAAATTCTCACCGTAGCTATTGAGGTAGGTTTCAACATCCTTCCGCGCCCACGCTTTGGCCCAATTGTGCACCGCTGCGCTGGCTTCATCATCCTGGGGGGGGTGAGCTGGCGCGTCTTGAGTGGGGGCGGCAGCCATCACGCGCACAGGGGCGGCTTGGGTCTCTTGTGCTTCCTCTCGCCGTGTCATGGGCGGCGCCACGGTATGTTTCTCTGGGGCGGCAGGCTCTTCAACTTGAGGCGGAGGAGGAGGCGGCTGAAGCGGGCGCGCCGGAGCGGCGGCGGCCAGTTGTGCGCGTTTGATCTGTTCGGCGCGGGCTTGCGCTTCCGCTTCCAGTCGAGCTTGGCGCTCCTGCTCCAACTGCTTGCGCAGTTGTGCGGCTTGTTGCTGTTTGAGGGTCTCTTTGGCCAGTTGTTTCTGCTGTTTGGCCAATTCAGTCTCGGCCTGGGTGGCGCGGGTCAGTAGATCCTCCATACGGGATTCGGCTTCGGCGCGCTTGCGGCTCTCTTCACGCATGCGCGTTTGCGCGGCGGTGAGAGCCTCTTTGGCTGCGTTGGCTTCATCCTGGAGCTTTTGCGCCTCCTCTTGGATGCGGCGCATCTCCTCCTTTTGCGCCAGCATCTCCGGCGACGGCTGCGCGCGCTCGCCTTGCTCTCGCAAAGTGTTGGGTTTGGTCACCAGAGCCAATTTCGCGCTATCGCTCTGCGGCGTCTCCATCTTCAACGCGCGGCTGTAGGCTTGCGCGGCCAGCTTGCCGTAGATATCGCGCAGGTTCTGATGCGCGGTGGCGTAGCTGGGGTGGGTTTTGATCGCTTTGAGCAGAGATTCGCGCGCCAGGTCGAACATGCCCTGATTGGCGTACAGTACCGCCAGATTGTTATATGGCTCCGGCAGGTCAGGACGCTCCACGGTCAGGTCGTGGAACTGTTTGATGGCGCCGGTGAAGTTGCCTTGGCGTGTGAGGATCACCCCTTTGAGGAAACGCGCTTCCACATCGCTGGGACGAGATTTGAGCAGAGCGTTGACGGCGCCCAGGGCGTCATCCAGTTGCTGCCTGTCCACTTGTCGATAGATGGCGTCCATGGCGGCGTCGGCCCGCACCGGTGTGGGTATGGCCAGAAGCAGCGTCATCAGGAGGGTAAGGCGAAGAAAACGCATCATAACAGAGTCATCAAGGCTCTTGCGTTGAGATGAGAAGCGCAGGTGGCGCCAGCGGCGCGACAGGCGACAAAATAATTGAAGGCGGATTATAGCATTGTGACGCTGGGGGGCGGCAAGGCTACGAATGGGCTTTTGTCAGATTCTTGTTGCAAATGCGGGTTGCGCGCGCAAGTTCTGCGCTCAAATCGGCAGAAATACCGAGGAGGCGATGAACTGTAACGCCTGTTTGATGGCGCGTTTGGTCTTCTGCGCCACGATCTGCGCCAGGAGGTCTTGAATGACGATGATTTTTCCGGCCAAGCGCTCAAAGCTCAGATCCTGGTTGGTCTCAAGGGAGCCGGGCTCATTGGAGAGCAGATAGAGATCGCCCGACTCAGAACGCATGTGGGTCAGCTTCCAGAAGGCGATCTCCAGGTTGCGCGCGCTATTGTAGAGTTTTTGCGGGTCCAGGGAGTTGAGATCAAACAGGAAAAACTCGGTTTTGTTCTCGTAGGAGGCCATCAGCATGCCGCCGATTCCGGCGGCGAAGGCGAACACCCGATCGCCTTCGTAGCTTTCGCGAAACGCCAGATGGATCGCTTCGACGCCCACTGCGCCATCCAGCTCTTGGAAACGCCATTGATGGCTTTGGGGGTTGTCGAACAGTTCGTCGACGCGCTCCTGCCAGCCGTCGGCGTCGGTTTTGCGCCATTCACGGGGGTTGCGCCAGTAGAGCTTCTGGGTCATCTCGCGCAGGTGGTTGAACAGGGCGCGCTGCAGCGTCTCCACCATGATGTCGACGTCGCCTTTGGCGATGTCGGAGAGTTCAAACGCGGATTTCTCGTCACCCCACTCCGGGGCAGTGAGCTGATTGCTTAGGCAACCGCTTAGTAGAAGAGCAGCGCACGTCAGCAGGGCGGCGAGAAGGCGGGCGCGCACAGACATGTACCAGAGGCGAGCTTAGTTGGCGATCTGGTTGCTGCGCAGCTTCAGGTAGCCGTCGCGCAGCGACAGGTAGGGATCCAGCGCAGCGCTCTTGAGGTCTTCATACTCGCCCAGGCGCAACGAGGTGTCGTTGACGATCTCCACCGAGCGCGCGCCAACCCGGGTCCAGGTTTCGATGTCGCCGTAGTTGATGGGCTGCAGGAAGGCGTCTCCCACCAGACCGACGGTGTCGCGCAAGGTGGAGGCGCCCAGCAGGGGCCACACCAGATAGGGCGAATCGCCCACGCCATACACGCCCAGGGTCTGGCCCAGGTCTTCCCGGTTGGAGGTCATGGCGAAGGTTTCGCCGGCCACGTCAATGAAGCCCAGTAGGCCGATGGTGGAGTTGATGCAGAAGCGGGCGGCTTCAGTCAGCGCTTGGGAGCCTTTGCCCTGTAGCAGCGCGTTGACGAAGTAGACCGGTTGGGTCAGGTTGTCGAACACATTGTGCACGCCCTGACGCAGCTCCAGCGGCAGCACTGCGGCATAGCCGGTGGAGATCGGTTTGAGGGCCCAGAAATAGAGCGTGTCGTTGACGCCGAACATCAGACGGTTCCACCCCTCCAGCGGATCGGAGACGGTGGGGGCGGGCGCAGCAGAGGCCCACAGGTCGGCGCTGGGGTCGGCCTCAGTGGCCAGAGCCTGGCGGGCGCTGAGGGCCCAGGTCAGGGTGATTGCCAACAGGAGGGTGCGCAGGGTGGAAGCCATCGGTGTTCGCCTTGCAAGCCGCCAGGGGCGGCAAAGTGTTGGGATGAATGCGTCTCGACATGACCGCTTCATTCTAAAAGCGGCTGCGCATTTTGCCCCATATTGGCCGATTTTTCAATTGAAAGCAATTGTTCGCGCAAGCGCCTGACGTGTTGCGGCTTGAGCAATAGGTGGGCCGGGTAAGCGCAAATCTGAGGCTATTGGCTCTATACCAATGGCGCCAAACCTGGACGAGTCTGTAAGAATTGACTAAATTGTACGTTTGGGTTGTTTGGATTGTCATGGCTTTGGCACAGAATCGGGTTAGCAAAGATGAAACGGTTGCTCAATGCATCAATTTTTTGTCGTCTTGGCGTGCACATGGGGCGTCGGATGTTTCTGTTGGCGGGCGCTCTGGCGTTGGGATTGGCGCTGACGGCGCCGGCGCACGCCAGTGACGCAGCGGCCACCCGCGCCATCCAGAAGGCGATCAGTGACGCCGTGGCGCTGCTGAAGAATCCTGAATACACCGGTCAGGAGAAGACCGCCGTACGTCGCGAGAAGCTGCGAGAACTGCTCTATAGTCACTTTGACTTCGCCACCATGTCGCGCGGCGCATTGGGCGCCTCCTGGGCCAAGTTCAGCGCTGAGCAGCAGCAGCGTTTCACCCATCTGTTCCGTCGCTTGCTCGAGGAGTCCTATCTGGACAAAATCGAGGGCTATGAGGGCAAAGGGGTGGAGTTCGCCGCCGAGCGCAAGCTCTCCGATTATGTGATTGAACTCGACAGCAGCGTGGATGCCGCCGGGCAGACTTTGAAAGTGGTCTACCGCTGCTTCAAGAACGCCGAAGGTTGGAAGGTGTTTGATATCGTGTTTGAAGGGGTGAGTCTGATTGGCAACTATCAGCCTCAGTTCGCTCACCTGATGCGTGGCGGCGACGCCGAATTTCTCCTTGAGAAGCTGAGCAAGAAGGTCAAATCCATCGACGCGGCCTCTGCTGGATAAACTGTGCCGAGCCTCTGTCTGGGCTATGAGAGAAGCGGGCTCCTTAGGGAGTCCGCTTTTTTTTATGGCTGTTTGGCGTCGCTATATGGCTGTACTGGCCGTCACAGACTGGTATGCTGAAACGGGCGTTGGCTGGGACGCCT from Magnetofaba australis IT-1 harbors:
- a CDS encoding L,D-transpeptidase family protein codes for the protein MSILCALMLFCLTPPAQAASSAQAAIRPHKERISEFDALFQQGMAAIANSDFTRALATFEVLTRKKPDFRVAQLIYGDLLTAQAQMLKGFGNIPASGRDPDIADLQAEALARLRHLQHQPPAGSMPAELLMLSTRSAHAIAVDLTQARLYLFRNHDGAPELIASYYSSSGKNGADKRRRGDKKTPVGLYYITDYLTGDSLPDLYGAGALPLNYPNEWDRLNKRTGYGIWLHGTPSDTYSRPPRASDGCVALTNLDFQDLERLAGIGTPVVLSPRLNWVSKQEWLARRQSIQTQVEQWRRDLSSGDIQRLLTHYSRKFNNQSNDFKSWSNVLRGDIKQWSRKAFTLSDPSILHYPGKDPMVVVTFTESTARGGGQNWRLRRQYWRQEGGKGPWRIVYENIG
- a CDS encoding tetratricopeptide repeat protein, whose amino-acid sequence is MMRFLRLTLLMTLLLAIPTPVRADAAMDAIYRQVDRQQLDDALGAVNALLKSRPSDVEARFLKGVILTRQGNFTGAIKQFHDLTVERPDLPEPYNNLAVLYANQGMFDLARESLLKAIKTHPSYATAHQNLRDIYGKLAAQAYSRALKMETPQSDSAKLALVTKPNTLREQGERAQPSPEMLAQKEEMRRIQEEAQKLQDEANAAKEALTAAQTRMREESRKRAEAESRMEDLLTRATQAETELAKQQKQLAKETLKQQQAAQLRKQLEQERQARLEAEAQARAEQIKRAQLAAAAPARPLQPPPPPPQVEEPAAPEKHTVAPPMTRREEAQETQAAPVRVMAAAPTQDAPAHPPQDDEASAAVHNWAKAWARKDVETYLNSYGENFRPSRGRSRATWEKTRRNRLSKPGKISVEVSDLEISDAPNGRKRATFVQTYRSYNYRDQVKKLLLLEKQDEQWKIVRELSGG
- a CDS encoding MlaA family lipoprotein, translating into MASTLRTLLLAITLTWALSARQALATEADPSADLWASAAPAPTVSDPLEGWNRLMFGVNDTLYFWALKPISTGYAAVLPLELRQGVHNVFDNLTQPVYFVNALLQGKGSQALTEAARFCINSTIGLLGFIDVAGETFAMTSNREDLGQTLGVYGVGDSPYLVWPLLGASTLRDTVGLVGDAFLQPINYGDIETWTRVGARSVEIVNDTSLRLGEYEDLKSAALDPYLSLRDGYLKLRSNQIAN
- a CDS encoding ABC transporter substrate-binding protein, whose product is MFLLAGALALGLALTAPAHASDAAATRAIQKAISDAVALLKNPEYTGQEKTAVRREKLRELLYSHFDFATMSRGALGASWAKFSAEQQQRFTHLFRRLLEESYLDKIEGYEGKGVEFAAERKLSDYVIELDSSVDAAGQTLKVVYRCFKNAEGWKVFDIVFEGVSLIGNYQPQFAHLMRGGDAEFLLEKLSKKVKSIDAASAG